A single genomic interval of Spirosoma taeanense harbors:
- the ribH gene encoding 6,7-dimethyl-8-ribityllumazine synthase produces the protein MASDLKNLSVFSTDALPDISHRRFAILVSEWNTEVTEALFNGAFQTLLQYGAKAENIVRGNVPGSYELSLGAQWFAQRDDVDAVIALGCVIQGETKHNDYINHAVAQGLTNVSLKTSKPVIFGVLTPNDQQQALDRAGGKHGNKGDEAAITAIKMLGLQKQVYSFQFK, from the coding sequence ATGGCATCTGACCTAAAGAATCTTAGCGTCTTTTCAACCGACGCTCTACCCGACATTAGCCATCGGCGCTTTGCTATTCTCGTTTCCGAATGGAATACGGAAGTGACCGAAGCCCTTTTTAACGGCGCGTTTCAGACGTTGCTTCAATACGGGGCAAAAGCCGAAAACATTGTTCGGGGTAACGTACCGGGCAGTTATGAACTGAGCCTCGGCGCTCAATGGTTTGCCCAACGCGACGATGTTGATGCCGTTATTGCGCTCGGCTGCGTAATTCAGGGCGAAACCAAGCACAATGATTACATCAATCATGCTGTAGCGCAGGGCCTGACAAACGTCAGTCTCAAAACCAGCAAGCCCGTTATTTTCGGTGTTCTGACGCCCAATGACCAGCAGCAGGCTCTCGACCGGGCTGGTGGTAAACATGGTAACAAAGGCGACGAAGCCGCCATAACGGCGATCAAAATGCTTGGCTTACAAAAACAGGTTTATTCGTTTCAATTTAAATGA
- a CDS encoding tetratricopeptide repeat protein, with translation MSKKNTGLEFLEDPDALENKLEDVGDFFQQNRNIVLGVLGGIALIIVGFFGYRAYVSSQDDTAQAELFPSVYQLEADSLKKALNGDGRTPGLLAVADNYGSTDAGNLAEFYAGVGLLKQGKYDEAIDHLKDFSSSDLLVQARAYALIGDAYMEKKSFAEAADYYQKAADYKPNKFFTPGYLLKQAVAYAQAKQNDKAIETYNTIIEKYAQSAEAISAKKYKSVLEATVGES, from the coding sequence ATGAGCAAGAAGAACACCGGACTGGAGTTTTTGGAAGACCCGGACGCGTTAGAGAATAAGTTAGAAGACGTAGGCGATTTCTTTCAGCAGAACCGAAACATCGTTTTAGGCGTACTCGGAGGAATCGCCCTGATTATAGTCGGGTTCTTTGGCTATCGGGCTTACGTAAGCAGCCAGGATGACACGGCGCAGGCCGAACTGTTTCCATCAGTTTACCAGCTCGAAGCAGACTCGCTCAAAAAAGCCCTGAACGGCGATGGCAGAACGCCGGGCCTGCTGGCTGTTGCCGATAATTATGGTTCGACGGATGCCGGTAATCTGGCCGAGTTTTATGCGGGTGTTGGCTTGCTGAAACAGGGTAAATACGACGAGGCTATTGATCACCTGAAAGATTTCAGCTCATCAGACCTGCTGGTGCAGGCTCGGGCCTATGCTCTGATTGGCGACGCTTATATGGAGAAGAAAAGCTTCGCTGAAGCCGCTGATTATTATCAGAAAGCGGCCGACTATAAGCCCAACAAGTTCTTTACGCCCGGCTATCTGCTGAAGCAGGCCGTTGCCTATGCACAGGCTAAGCAGAACGATAAGGCCATAGAAACCTACAATACTATCATCGAAAAATACGCCCAATCCGCTGAGGCCATTAGTGCCAAGAAATACAAATCCGTGCTCGAAGCAACGGTCGGCGAGTCGTAA
- a CDS encoding DUF4926 domain-containing protein: MSEFELVVLQEDIVESRLKAGDVGTILTVYNEGKAFEVEFVTLTGEAIAVETLLPHQIREVRASEVMTVRDTTVPNPALDSQPGSLNF, encoded by the coding sequence ATGAGTGAGTTTGAATTAGTCGTGCTGCAGGAAGATATAGTGGAAAGTCGGTTGAAAGCAGGTGACGTCGGCACAATTCTTACAGTTTATAACGAAGGCAAAGCATTTGAGGTCGAGTTTGTAACATTGACGGGCGAAGCAATAGCGGTAGAAACTTTATTGCCGCACCAGATTCGCGAAGTCCGCGCATCGGAAGTTATGACCGTCCGCGATACCACCGTGCCCAACCCGGCTTTGGATAGTCAGCCGGGTTCGCTAAACTTTTGA
- a CDS encoding TonB-dependent receptor, which yields MRKTIPGRLYACFFSLTAILYLSSLPVWAQHAITGTVQDADGGTLPGAAVTIEGTYTGTFTDAAGSFRLSNLKAGAISLRVSLLGYEAQTRTLDPAQTSQVSITLNKTAIAVDEVVVSATRANQKSAIAYTDVSRQQLDKLNLGQDIPQLLNFTPSIVTTSDAGTGVGYTGIRIRGSDATRVNVTLNGIPYNDAESQGTFFVDMPDFASSVSSIQIQRGVGTSTNGAGAFGASINIQTNKLEEKPYAEANLSGGSFGTRRVNVLAGTGLLNNHFVLDARLSSIHSDGYVDRAFSDLKSFYLSGGYYTARSFIRLNVFSGREQTYQSWGGVPENLLKTNRTYNPYTYENETDNYQQDNYQLITSHELNRNWRLNASFFYTKGKGYYEQYRPNDKYSNYGLPNVVIGDSTISRTDIIRRRWLDNDFYGTVFSLDYNSFGKLTANIGGGWNQYKGGHYGEIIWARIAGNTNIRDRYYDDNATKTDFNLYAKAFYQFSNRLNGFVDAQVRTVGYSFLGFNSQLQNVQQDASLTFFNPKAGLTYTLSDRSSVYASVGVGHREPNRDDYTQSTPQSRPKAEQLIDYEAGYKVQTERLAFTANAYYMDYQNQLVLSGQLNDVGAYNRVNIPASYRAGLELEVGARLAKQLRWNVNATFSRNKIRNFTEYLDNFDNGEQVANHYHETDISFSPSVVSGSQLLFTPAKGLELGLLSKYVGQQYLDNTSNESRKLDPYFTNDIRLIYSFKPKFAQEITFTLLFNNVLNELYESNGYTYAYISEGRVIADNGYYPQAGRNFLAGIRLRF from the coding sequence ATGAGAAAAACGATACCTGGGCGGCTTTACGCCTGCTTTTTTTCGCTAACAGCCATACTGTATCTATCCAGTCTGCCTGTTTGGGCGCAACATGCAATTACCGGAACCGTACAGGATGCCGATGGCGGTACGTTACCGGGCGCGGCCGTAACCATTGAGGGAACGTACACCGGCACGTTCACCGATGCTGCGGGCAGCTTCCGGCTGTCGAATCTTAAAGCGGGGGCTATCTCCTTACGGGTATCTCTGCTAGGCTATGAAGCACAGACCCGAACGCTTGACCCCGCCCAGACCAGTCAGGTTTCAATCACGCTCAATAAAACGGCTATTGCCGTCGATGAGGTGGTTGTAAGCGCAACGCGGGCCAATCAGAAGTCGGCAATAGCCTATACCGATGTGTCGCGTCAACAACTGGATAAGCTTAATCTGGGACAGGATATTCCCCAACTTCTCAACTTTACACCCTCTATCGTAACTACGTCGGATGCGGGAACGGGCGTAGGATATACCGGTATTCGGATTAGGGGCTCCGACGCGACCCGGGTGAATGTAACCCTCAACGGCATTCCCTACAACGATGCGGAGTCGCAGGGTACATTCTTTGTGGATATGCCCGATTTTGCCTCATCGGTCAGCAGCATACAAATTCAGCGGGGCGTCGGCACGTCGACGAATGGTGCGGGCGCCTTTGGTGCGTCGATTAACATTCAGACCAATAAACTGGAAGAAAAACCCTATGCGGAGGCTAACCTGTCGGGCGGGTCGTTCGGAACACGGCGGGTGAACGTCCTGGCGGGTACGGGTCTGCTTAATAATCATTTTGTGTTGGATGCCCGGCTGTCCAGCATCCACTCGGATGGTTACGTTGACCGGGCTTTCTCAGACCTGAAATCGTTTTACCTGTCCGGCGGCTATTATACAGCCAGGAGCTTCATTCGGCTGAATGTTTTTTCGGGCCGGGAGCAGACGTATCAATCGTGGGGTGGCGTACCGGAAAATCTGCTCAAGACTAACCGGACGTATAATCCATACACCTACGAAAACGAAACGGATAACTATCAGCAGGATAACTACCAGCTTATTACGTCGCACGAACTGAACCGGAACTGGCGGCTGAATGCTTCGTTCTTTTACACGAAAGGCAAGGGGTATTATGAGCAATATCGCCCCAACGACAAATACAGCAACTACGGTCTGCCGAATGTGGTCATTGGCGATTCGACCATCAGCCGTACGGACATCATCCGGCGTCGCTGGCTCGACAATGATTTTTACGGAACCGTCTTCTCGCTGGATTACAACAGCTTTGGCAAACTAACGGCCAACATTGGTGGTGGCTGGAACCAGTACAAAGGTGGTCACTACGGTGAAATCATCTGGGCGCGTATCGCCGGCAATACCAATATCCGCGACCGCTACTACGACGACAACGCTACCAAAACAGATTTTAACCTGTACGCTAAAGCCTTTTATCAGTTCAGCAACCGGCTCAATGGTTTCGTGGATGCCCAGGTGCGAACGGTTGGCTATTCATTCCTGGGCTTTAACAGCCAGTTGCAAAACGTGCAGCAGGACGCCAGCCTGACGTTTTTTAACCCCAAAGCGGGCTTAACTTATACGCTCAGCGACCGTAGTAGTGTTTACGCATCCGTTGGCGTGGGACACCGGGAGCCGAACCGGGATGATTATACTCAATCGACACCCCAGAGCCGACCGAAAGCGGAACAATTGATTGATTACGAAGCGGGCTATAAAGTACAGACGGAGCGGCTGGCGTTTACGGCCAACGCCTACTACATGGACTATCAGAACCAACTGGTGTTATCGGGGCAGCTGAACGATGTCGGGGCTTACAATCGGGTCAATATTCCGGCCAGCTACCGCGCGGGTCTGGAACTGGAAGTTGGAGCACGACTGGCGAAACAACTGCGCTGGAATGTCAACGCGACCTTTAGCCGCAACAAAATTCGGAACTTCACCGAGTATCTGGACAACTTTGATAACGGAGAGCAGGTAGCGAATCACTACCATGAAACCGACATTTCCTTCTCACCGAGCGTTGTCAGCGGATCACAATTGTTGTTTACCCCGGCAAAGGGCCTGGAATTGGGCTTGCTGTCGAAGTACGTCGGTCAACAGTATCTGGATAATACCTCCAACGAAAGCCGGAAACTGGACCCGTATTTTACGAACGACATTCGGCTCATTTATTCGTTCAAGCCCAAATTTGCGCAGGAGATTACGTTCACGCTGCTGTTCAATAATGTTCTGAACGAGCTTTACGAGTCGAATGGCTATACCTATGCCTACATTTCGGAAGGCAGGGTTATTGCCGACAACGGGTATTACCCGCAGGCAGGTCGGAATTTCCTGGCCGGAATCCGCCTGCGGTTCTAA
- a CDS encoding cystathionine gamma-synthase: MKFATKAIHAGIEPDPTTGAIMTPIYQTSTYVQESPGKHKGYEYARTQNPTRTVLQNNLAALENGKHGICYASGLGATDAILKLFRPGDEIIASNDLYGGTYRIMVRVFQEFGLKFKFVGLDNPANLEAAITSATKMVWIETPTNPLLRLVDIAAIAAITKQHGLQLVVDNTFASPYLQNPLDLGADIVVHSVTKYLGGHSDTVMGAIVLNDDEIAQRLAFIQNACGAVPGPQDCFLVLRGIKTLHIRMQRHCENAQKVAEYLQQHTKVSQVYYPGLESHPGHELAKQQMRGFGGMLSFTLHGDSMPEAVRVMESFEVFSLGESLGGVESLCTHPASMTHASIPKEEREKNGLKDTLIRLSVGIEDVSDLIQDLEQAIG, encoded by the coding sequence ATGAAATTTGCAACGAAAGCCATCCATGCTGGTATTGAGCCAGACCCTACAACAGGCGCTATTATGACGCCTATCTATCAGACGTCAACCTATGTGCAGGAATCGCCGGGCAAACATAAGGGATATGAATACGCTCGTACGCAAAATCCTACCCGAACGGTGCTGCAAAATAACCTCGCGGCTCTTGAGAACGGTAAACACGGTATCTGCTATGCATCCGGCCTTGGCGCTACCGATGCCATCCTGAAACTCTTCAGACCCGGCGACGAAATCATTGCCAGTAATGACCTCTACGGTGGAACGTACCGGATTATGGTGCGCGTGTTTCAGGAGTTTGGCCTCAAATTTAAGTTTGTCGGTCTGGACAATCCGGCCAACCTCGAAGCAGCCATTACGTCGGCTACCAAAATGGTCTGGATTGAAACGCCTACTAATCCGCTGCTCCGGCTAGTGGACATCGCGGCTATTGCGGCAATTACTAAACAGCATGGCCTGCAACTGGTGGTGGACAATACGTTTGCGTCGCCTTATCTGCAGAATCCGCTTGATCTGGGTGCTGATATTGTCGTGCACTCCGTTACCAAATATCTCGGGGGGCATTCGGATACGGTTATGGGGGCCATTGTCCTGAATGACGACGAGATAGCCCAGCGGTTGGCCTTTATTCAGAATGCCTGCGGAGCTGTGCCGGGGCCTCAGGATTGTTTTCTGGTGCTGCGTGGCATTAAAACGCTGCACATCCGGATGCAGCGGCACTGCGAGAATGCGCAGAAGGTAGCCGAGTATCTACAGCAACATACCAAGGTCAGTCAGGTGTATTATCCGGGCCTGGAATCACATCCGGGACATGAACTGGCGAAACAACAAATGCGTGGCTTTGGCGGCATGCTGTCGTTTACGCTCCACGGCGATTCCATGCCTGAAGCTGTGCGGGTAATGGAGTCGTTTGAAGTTTTCTCGCTGGGCGAATCGCTGGGCGGTGTTGAATCACTATGTACTCATCCAGCCAGTATGACCCACGCCAGCATTCCAAAAGAAGAACGCGAGAAAAACGGCCTGAAAGATACCCTCATCCGGCTCAGCGTCGGCATTGAGGACGTCAGCGATCTGATTCAGGACCTGGAGCAGGCGATTGGATAG
- a CDS encoding TVP38/TMEM64 family protein, with the protein MKNAILKKLTGPAVAGILLSVTPIVFTSVLTYYAVVYESTIARFSNWQWAGITFLCAITSAGLTPPTMLALIFGYFLGWQAILPIFIINFGGILFINLLVHWLDHDRFLRFLRQNPKAQSVLDRILSKELEVIFFAKLSPILPFGLTNLLFALSGAQLKNILLGGFLGMTPRTLLAVWSGHEAHEIRTLLANPNQSTWTQIIVIGLVIVSIAGLWQVLQRALR; encoded by the coding sequence GTGAAGAACGCCATTCTCAAAAAACTAACCGGACCGGCTGTAGCTGGTATCCTGCTTTCTGTAACACCCATCGTATTTACGTCGGTGCTTACGTACTATGCGGTTGTGTATGAATCCACCATTGCGCGTTTCAGCAACTGGCAATGGGCGGGGATTACGTTCCTATGCGCCATTACCTCGGCAGGGTTAACCCCGCCAACCATGCTAGCCCTCATCTTTGGCTATTTTCTGGGCTGGCAGGCGATTCTACCCATTTTTATTATCAACTTCGGAGGAATCCTCTTCATTAACCTCTTGGTTCACTGGCTAGACCACGACCGATTTCTTCGGTTCTTACGTCAAAACCCGAAGGCGCAATCAGTGCTCGACCGCATCCTGAGCAAAGAACTGGAAGTTATTTTCTTTGCCAAGCTCTCCCCTATTCTTCCCTTTGGTCTGACTAATCTACTGTTCGCGTTATCGGGTGCTCAACTGAAAAATATCCTGCTCGGCGGCTTTCTGGGTATGACGCCCCGGACCTTGCTGGCCGTCTGGTCGGGTCACGAAGCCCACGAGATCCGAACGCTGCTGGCCAATCCGAACCAGAGCACGTGGACACAAATTATTGTCATTGGGCTGGTTATTGTGTCGATTGCCGGGCTCTGGCAGGTTTTACAGCGAGCGTTGCGCTAG